The DNA window CCGGCGCATCCGCCTGACCGCGGCGGGACAGGCGCTGGTGCTGCGGGCCGACGAGGTGATCGCCGCCGTCGACCGCGCCCATGAGGAGATGGCGTCCTACCGGACAGGAAACGCTCTGGTGCGCTTGGCCATGTTCCCGTCGGGTGCCTCACTATTGCTGCCGGCCGTGCTGCACGGCGCTGCCGACGCCGGCATCGACATCGAGGCCGCCCATCTCGACGTCGGATACACCGACGCCCCACCGAAACTGGCGGAGTACGCCGTGGTGGTCACTCACCGCGACGAGCGAACACCATCGGTGACCCTGCCGCGAGTCAGTGTCACGGAGTTGATGCGCGAACCGCTCGATGTGATCGTGTCGCTGGATTCGACGCTGGCGGAGCGTGATTCGGTCGCGGTATCCGAACTCGCCGATTGTGACTGGATCAGCGTCGAAGGCGGATTCCCGGTGGACGACGTGCTGTTGTCGATCTCGGCGATCACCGGCGTGGCGCCCCGGGTCACCCAGCGCATGCTGGACTTCACCACCATCGAAGCGCTGGTCGCCGCCGGCCACGGCATCGCGCTCATGCCGCGATTCGCGGTGCGGCATCCGCGTGTGAAGAGATTGGAGCTCAGGGGAGTTCGGGCCGCGCGCGTCTACGAGGCGCTGACCCGACCGCGAGCGCGCGGGGCGGTCGGCACCGTCGTGGCACTGCTCGTGGATGCCGGCGCGGAGCGGGTCTGCGCATCGACCGCATCCGAGAAGCCGGGCGACGGCGCCCCCACCGCTCCCTGAACTCGGGGAGCGATGGGGGCAGCTGTGCCGGCTGGTTACAGTCCCAGGTCGCGACCGATGATGTCCTTCATGATCTCGGTGGTGCCGCCGAAGATCGTCTGGATGCGAGAGTCCTTGTACGCGCGGGCAACCCGATACTCGTTCATGTATCCGTAGCCGCCGTGGAGCTGGACGCAGCTGTCGATGACACGCTTGCCGAGTTCGGTACACCACCACTTGGCCTTGGACGCGTCGACGGCGGTCAGCTCATCGTCGAGCACACCCTGCAGGCAGCGGTCGATGTAGACCTCGGCGAGGTCGAGTTCGGTGGCGATCTCGGCCAGCACGAAGCGGTTGTGCTGGAAGGTGCCGATCGGCTTGCCGAAAGCCTTGCGGTCCTTGGTGTATTGCAGGGTCTCGTCGAAGATCGCGCGGGCACCGGCGATGGCGCCGATGGCGATGGACAGCCGCTCCGAGGGCAGGTTCTGCATCAGGTGGTAGAAGCCCTTGTTCTCCTCGCCGAGCAGATTCGCCTTCGGGACCCGCACGTTGTTGAAGTGCAGTTCGGCGGTGTCGGCCGACTTCAGGCCCATCTTGTCGAGCTTGCGGCCGCGTTCGAAGCCCTCCATGCCGCGTTCGACGACAAGCAGGGAGAACGCCTTGTGGCCGGCCGCGGGATCGGGATTGGTGCGGCACACCACTACGACCAGGTCGGAGTTGATGCCCGCGGAGATGAAGGTCTTGGAGCCATTGACGATGTAGTGATCACCGTCGTCCTTGGCCGAGGTCTTGATGCCGGCGAGATCCGATCCGGCTCCCGGCTCGGTCATCGCGACCGCGAGAATGGTTTCGCCGCTGGCCATTCCGGGCATCCAGCGCTTGCGCTGCTCGTCGTTGGCCAGGTGCAGGAAGTAGGGGACGAGGACGTCGTTCTGCAGGCTCAGGCCCGGGGCCGCGCCGTCGAACTTGGCGAACTCCTCGACGACGACCGCGTTGAATCGGAAGTCCTCACTGCCGCCGCCACCGAATTCCTCGGGGATGTTGAAGCCGAGCAGTCCGGCGTCGCCGGCCTTCTTGTAGATCTCGCGATCCACCTGGCCCGCGGCCTCCCACTCCTCGTTGTGCGGGGCGCATTCGCGTGCCAGGAACTCGCGGGCGGAGGCGCGCAGGGCCTCGTGGTCGTCTTCGAAGATGGTGCGTTTCATGACAGTTCGTCAACTCCTCTGTTGGGGTGTGGGTGTGGTCGGTCGGGGTGCGGCGGTGGCTCCGACCGCACGAAGGGACATGGCGGCGTAGCCGGCTGCGATCTCGTCGGCAGAGCGGGGGCCGGTCGGGCGGTACCAATCGGTGACCGCGCGGCAGGCGCCGAACAGATAGCGCATCATCTCCCGCACATCGGCATCGGTCGCGGCGCGCATCGTGAACTCGCCGGAATCGATTCCGCGGCGCAGGATGTCGGAGATCAGGTCTTCCATCTCGGTGCGCTTGGCGACGTACTGCTGTCGCTGCGGATTGTCGGTGTCGAGGTAGCGCAGTTCGCCGTCGACGCTGGCCAGCCGATGATCGATGGTGCGGTGCAACACGACGGCCTCGATCGCCCGGGACAGTTGCTCGGTCCGGGAATCGGCGCTGGCGATGGCGGCGCGGACCTGCGCGAGTACCGACGACATGCCGACGTCGAGTACTGCCACCAGAAGGCCCTGCTTGTTCTCGTGGTGGTAGTACAGCGTCGGCAGTGACACCCCGGCGCGGGCCGCGATGTCACGGGTGGCGGTGCCGTGAAAGCCATAGTCGTGAAAGGCATCTCGTGCCGCTGCCAGGATCTGGCTCATCGGCGTCGGCACCGTCTGGCGCCAGTGGGCGGACACGGGTCCGGCCACCGGCGCCTCCGGGACGGACAGGTCAGACACGTTCGATGATGGTGGCGTTGGCCATGCCCGCACCCTCACACATCGTCTGCAGGCCGTAACGGCCGCCGGTGGCCTCGAGGTGATTGACCAGGGTGGCCAGTAGGCGGGTGCCCGACGATCCGAGCGCATGCCCGAGGGCGATGGCGCCACCGCGCGGGTTGAGTTTGGCCGGGTCGGCACCGAATTCGTGCGCCCATGCCATCGGTACCGGCGCGAAGGCCTCGTTGACCTCGTAGGCGTCGATGTCGTCGATGCTCAGACCCGAGCGGTCGAGCAGCTTGCGGGTGGCCGGGATGGGGGCGGTGAGCATGAACACCGGGTCGTCGCCGGCGAGGGCGAAGGTGTGGAAGCGGGCGCGCGGGGTGAGTCCCAGCTTCGACGCCATGGTGTCGCTCATGATGAGCGCGGCCGACGCACCGTCGGTCAGCGGCGAGGAGTTGCCCGGCGTGATGTGCCAGTTGATCTCCGGGAATCGTTGCGCGTACTGCTCGGAGTAGAACGACGACTTGAGACCGGCGAGTCCCTCCGCGGTGGTCGATGCCCGGACGGTCTCGTCGACGCGGTGGGTGACGGTGTTGCCGTCGGCGTCGGCGACGTCGATGGGCAGGATCTCGCGGTCGAAGAAGCCGTCGGTGGCGGCCTGGGCGGCGCGGCGATGCGATTCGGCGGCAAACGAATCGAGGGCGTCGCGGTCGAACTTCCATTTCGCGGCGACCAGTTCGGCCGAGATCCCCTGCCCCACCAGACCGTCGGGGTAGCGCTCGGCGATGCTCGGACCGTACGGGCTCTGTCCGGCCACCGAGAAGCCCATCGGCACCCGGCTCATCGACTCCACACCGGCGGCGATCACCACGTCGTAGGCGCCGGCGATGACGCCCTGTGCGGCGAAGTGGGCGGCCTGCTGGCTCGAGCCGCACTGCCGGTCGACGGTGGTGGCCGGTACCGACTCGGGGAAGCCCGCGGACAGCAACGCGGTGCGGGAGATGTTGAGTGCCTGCTCGCCGGCCTGTCCGACGCAGCCACCGATGACGTCGTCGATCAGGGCCGGGTCGATGTCGTTGCGGGCGACGAGCTCACGCAGCACGTGCGCGAGCAGTTCCACCGGCTTGGTGCCGGACAGGGCGCCGCCGGGCTTGCCTTTCCCGGATGCGAGACGGGCAACGTCGACGATGACGGCTTCGGGCATGAGCTGGTCCTCTCAGAAGAACGGTGAATCGCCTGTTCACGGCTGAATGAAGGGGCGCACCTGCGCCACCGATCTAACGCTCGTTCTACTGGTGTAGCACGTACCCGCGTGTCCAGACAACACCGCGGACGAGAAAAAGGAAACCCGCGTGGTCAGATGACGCCCTTGTCGGCATCTCCGGCGGGGACGGCAGTGAAGGTCTTGACGTCGAGGGGGCCGGCGAGTAGTCCGCCGATCGCCGCGCCGAGTTCGGTGAGCGCGGGTGCGCCACCGTGGGTGGCGAGCGCATCCATAGATTCCCAGCGTTCGATCATCACCAGGTCAGTGGAGTCACCGGTGGCCTCGTGAAACGCGTACTTGCCGCAGCCCGGTTCGCCATGCACCTTCGGGATCGCGGCCAGCACGGCCTCGCGGACCTTGTCCTCCTCGCCGGGCTTGGGCGAGATGGTGGCGACGACGATGACTGCGGACATACATACTCCTGATGACTCGATTGGCTCGATCCCCAACGGGGACCCCGGCTCACGCTAGTGTCCCGTGTTGGAAATTCGTTTGCGCGAGTCCGGCGATCCAGGTGGATGCATCGCAAGGCGGCGGAGGACGCAGCTACTGGATGTACCTGCGACGACGCCAACGCAGCGAGGCGCCGCCTGGGCGTCGGAATCGTCAACGAATTTCCTACACGGGACACTAGTGCGGCGGTGTGCCCGACGGGGCAGATTCACGAGTGAACGGGATCCTCGCGGTCGCGCGGAGCCAAAAGCCGGCCGGGCAGACTTCCGCGTGAACTGATTCGACGACCACGAAAGGTGATGGGCCGGACACGGCAGACGGGGATCGCCCGTCGGGGTGCGTGTCCGGCCCAACCCGACACGATGGCGCAGGGATCACCTGCCCACCGTGGGTATGTGGGGGATGAAAAGTGCTGTGGGGTAACCGGTTACGTGGTCAGGGGGCCCAGGTGCGCGGCGCGGCGGCGTCGGCATCCACCGGTTCCGGTGCGCTGACGCGGTAGGCGCGGTTCACCGCCGACACCACGGCGCGCAGGCTGGCGGTGGTGATCGACGACGCGACTCCCACGCCCCAGACGGTCTCGCCGTTGACCTCGGCCTCCACATAGGCGGCGGCGCTGGCGTCCCCGCCGGAGGTGAGCGCGTGCTCGCTGTAGTCGAGGACCCGAACGTCGTAGCCGACAGTGGACAGGGCATCGACGAAAGCGGCGAGCGGACCGTTGCCGGAACCGGCGATCTCACGCTCGTTGCCCTCGACCTTCACGATGGCGGTGATGCGATCCTCGCCACCGTCGACCTCGGCCGCGTCGACCTTCTGGCGCATCCGCTCCAGCGGCCAGATCGGCGCAAGGTAGTTCTCCGCGAACACATCCCACATCTCCTTGGGATTGACCTCGCCGCCCTCGCCGTCGGTGATCTTCTGGATCTCGCGACTGAACTCGATCTGCAGGCGCCGCGGCAGATTCATGCCGTGGTCGGCCTTCATGATGTAGGCGACGCCGCCCTTGCCGGACTGGCTGTTGACGCGGATGACGGCCTCGTAGTTGCGGCCGACGTCCTTGGGGTCGATCGGCAGATACGGGACCTGCCACAGGATGTCGTCGACGTCGCGATCGGAGGCGTCGGCGTCGTACTTCATCTGATCGAGGCCCTTGTTGATGGCGTCCTGATGGCTGCCGGAGAACGCGGTGTAGACCAGGTCGCCGCCGTACGGGTGACGTTCGGGGACGTTCAGCTGGTTGCAGTACTCCACCGTGCGACGGATCTCGTCGATGTCGGAGAAGGAGATCTGCGGGTCCACGCCCCGGCTGAACAGATTCATGCCCAGGGTCACCAGGCACACGTTGCCGGTGCGCTCACCGTTGCCGAACAGACAGCCCTCGATGCGGTCGGCGCCGGCCTGATAGCCGAGTTCGGCTGCGGCAACGGCAGTTCCGCGATCGTTGTGCGGGTGCAGGCTCAGGATGATCGAGTCGCGTCGTTCCAGATTGCGGTGCATCCACTCGATGGAGTCGGCGTAGACGTTGGGGGTGGCCATCTCGACGGTCGCCGGCAGGTTGATGATCATCGGGTTGTCCGGGGTGGGGGCGATGATCTCGGTGACCGCGTCGCAGACGTGCTTGGCGTAGCTCAGTTCGGTGCCGGTGTAGGACTCCGGCGAGTACTCGTAGCGC is part of the Gordonia bronchialis DSM 43247 genome and encodes:
- a CDS encoding TetR/AcrR family transcriptional regulator, translated to MSDLSVPEAPVAGPVSAHWRQTVPTPMSQILAAARDAFHDYGFHGTATRDIAARAGVSLPTLYYHHENKQGLLVAVLDVGMSSVLAQVRAAIASADSRTEQLSRAIEAVVLHRTIDHRLASVDGELRYLDTDNPQRQQYVAKRTEMEDLISDILRRGIDSGEFTMRAATDADVREMMRYLFGACRAVTDWYRPTGPRSADEIAAGYAAMSLRAVGATAAPRPTTPTPQQRS
- a CDS encoding acyl-CoA dehydrogenase family protein, giving the protein MKRTIFEDDHEALRASAREFLARECAPHNEEWEAAGQVDREIYKKAGDAGLLGFNIPEEFGGGGSEDFRFNAVVVEEFAKFDGAAPGLSLQNDVLVPYFLHLANDEQRKRWMPGMASGETILAVAMTEPGAGSDLAGIKTSAKDDGDHYIVNGSKTFISAGINSDLVVVVCRTNPDPAAGHKAFSLLVVERGMEGFERGRKLDKMGLKSADTAELHFNNVRVPKANLLGEENKGFYHLMQNLPSERLSIAIGAIAGARAIFDETLQYTKDRKAFGKPIGTFQHNRFVLAEIATELDLAEVYIDRCLQGVLDDELTAVDASKAKWWCTELGKRVIDSCVQLHGGYGYMNEYRVARAYKDSRIQTIFGGTTEIMKDIIGRDLGL
- a CDS encoding thiolase family protein; translation: MPEAVIVDVARLASGKGKPGGALSGTKPVELLAHVLRELVARNDIDPALIDDVIGGCVGQAGEQALNISRTALLSAGFPESVPATTVDRQCGSSQQAAHFAAQGVIAGAYDVVIAAGVESMSRVPMGFSVAGQSPYGPSIAERYPDGLVGQGISAELVAAKWKFDRDALDSFAAESHRRAAQAATDGFFDREILPIDVADADGNTVTHRVDETVRASTTAEGLAGLKSSFYSEQYAQRFPEINWHITPGNSSPLTDGASAALIMSDTMASKLGLTPRARFHTFALAGDDPVFMLTAPIPATRKLLDRSGLSIDDIDAYEVNEAFAPVPMAWAHEFGADPAKLNPRGGAIALGHALGSSGTRLLATLVNHLEATGGRYGLQTMCEGAGMANATIIERV
- a CDS encoding LysR family transcriptional regulator; protein product: MDVKRLRILREFADRQSVGAVADAMHMTPSAVSQQLKVLAREAGVELLEQDGRRIRLTAAGQALVLRADEVIAAVDRAHEEMASYRTGNALVRLAMFPSGASLLLPAVLHGAADAGIDIEAAHLDVGYTDAPPKLAEYAVVVTHRDERTPSVTLPRVSVTELMREPLDVIVSLDSTLAERDSVAVSELADCDWISVEGGFPVDDVLLSISAITGVAPRVTQRMLDFTTIEALVAAGHGIALMPRFAVRHPRVKRLELRGVRAARVYEALTRPRARGAVGTVVALLVDAGAERVCASTASEKPGDGAPTAP
- a CDS encoding putative quinol monooxygenase, with protein sequence MSAVIVVATISPKPGEEDKVREAVLAAIPKVHGEPGCGKYAFHEATGDSTDLVMIERWESMDALATHGGAPALTELGAAIGGLLAGPLDVKTFTAVPAGDADKGVI
- the leuA gene encoding 2-isopropylmalate synthase translates to MPAADTFTSGASRIVEPSGPIPAGQPAWNTQRGSAMPIHRYRQFADEVETISIPDRTWPDKVITKAPMWGAVDLRDGNQALIDPMSPARKRRMFDLLVRMGYKEIEVGFPSASQTDYDFVREIIEDGAIPDDVTIQVLTQCRDELIERTFDACRGANKVIVHFYNSTSVLQRRVVFRADKDAITKIATDAAHKVLVEQAKYPDTQWRYEYSPESYTGTELSYAKHVCDAVTEIIAPTPDNPMIINLPATVEMATPNVYADSIEWMHRNLERRDSIILSLHPHNDRGTAVAAAELGYQAGADRIEGCLFGNGERTGNVCLVTLGMNLFSRGVDPQISFSDIDEIRRTVEYCNQLNVPERHPYGGDLVYTAFSGSHQDAINKGLDQMKYDADASDRDVDDILWQVPYLPIDPKDVGRNYEAVIRVNSQSGKGGVAYIMKADHGMNLPRRLQIEFSREIQKITDGEGGEVNPKEMWDVFAENYLAPIWPLERMRQKVDAAEVDGGEDRITAIVKVEGNEREIAGSGNGPLAAFVDALSTVGYDVRVLDYSEHALTSGGDASAAAYVEAEVNGETVWGVGVASSITTASLRAVVSAVNRAYRVSAPEPVDADAAAPRTWAP